Below is a genomic region from Oceanivirga salmonicida.
TAAATGTTTATTTATTTTTTGATTTCTGAAACTACTCCTGATGCTACTGTTCTTCCACCTTCTCTTATAGCAAATCTTAATCCTGGTTCCATTGCTATTGGGTGAATTAATGCTACTTCTACTGCTACGTTATCTCCTGGCATTACCATTTCTATTCCTGATGGTAAATGTACTTCTCCTGTTATATCTGTCGTTCTGAAGTAGAATTGTGGTTTATATCCTGTAAAGAATGGTGTATGTCTTCCACCTTCTTCTTTTGTTAATACATAGATTTCACCTTTAAAGTCTGTATGTGGTGTTATTGATCCTGGTTTTGCTAATACTTGTCCTCTTTCAACATCTTCTTTCTTTATTCCTCTTAATAAAGCTCCTACGTTGTCTCCTGCTTGTCCTTGATCTAATAACTTTCTGAACATTTCTATTCCTGTTACTATTGATTTAGCTGTATCTTTTATTCCTACTATTGATACTTCTTCTCCAACCTTAACTAGTCCTCTTTCTATTCTTCCTGTTACCACTGTTCCTCTTCCTGTTATTGTCATTACGTCTTCTATTGGCATCAAGAATGGTTGATCTACTGGTCTTTCTGGTGTTGGTATATAATCATCTACTGCTTGGATTAATTCTAATATTTGTTCTTCTGCTT
It encodes:
- the tuf gene encoding elongation factor Tu, with the translated sequence MAKQKFDRSKPHVNVGTIGHVDHGKTTTTAAISKVLAARGLAEKVDFANIDQAPEERERGITINTAHIEYSSETRHYAHVDCPGHADYVKNMITGAAQMDGAILVVSAADGPMPQTREHILLARQVGVPYIVVYLNKVDMVDDEELLDLVEMEVRELLTEYGFPGDDIPVVKGSSLKALDGDAKAEEQILELIQAVDDYIPTPERPVDQPFLMPIEDVMTITGRGTVVTGRIERGLVKVGEEVSIVGIKDTAKSIVTGIEMFRKLLDQGQAGDNVGALLRGIKKEDVERGQVLAKPGSITPHTDFKGEIYVLTKEEGGRHTPFFTGYKPQFYFRTTDITGEVHLPSGIEMVMPGDNVAVEVALIHPIAMEPGLRFAIREGGRTVASGVVSEIKK